ACTGCGGCGTTTCCGAACTGCTTCACAGCAGATCTTTCGGCGTCTGCGCGTCGGTGACGGCGCCGGCTTCGATGGCTTTGAGCGTGCGCGTGCGTTGATCGTCGGTGAACTGGAAGAGTTGCTCGGTGCGATGCGCGTGCCGCCCGCCGTCGAACGGCGTTTCGAAGAACGCACGTAAGAGCTGCTCGGTCATCTCCCAGCCGGTGAGGCGTTCGGAGAGCGCGAGCACGTTCGCGTCGTTGTGCCGGCGCGCGAGTTCGGTCATGTAGGGTTCGAACACCGGAGCGCAGCGAACGCCCGGCACTTTGTTGGCGGCCATGGCGATGCCTAAGCTCGATCCGCACACGACGATACCCCGATCGGCCTGGCCGGACGCTACGGCTTCGCCGACGGCATAACCGTACTGCGGATAATCCACCGGCGTCGCATCGTGCGTGCCGAAATCGAGCACCTCGTGCCCGGTTTTGCGCAGCATGTCGGCGATGCGGTCTTTATATTCAAAGCCGGCGTGATCGGCACCGAGGGCGATTTTCATGGTGGCTAGGTTTCTCCGTTGCACGGTCGAACGACGCACGCCGTTATGAAGCTAGCGTGCGCGAGCGGCGCCTTCGACCGCACGATACATCGTGGCGATCTCACGCAACTCGAGTTCATCGAGCGGTGCGCTCGCGAGCTTGCCTGCGACGGAATCGTTTTAGACGTGCGGCATTTTCCGCGCACCGACGACGACTACCTCGCCCAGCTCAAGAAGTTCGCGACGGATCTGGGGTTGTGTATCGCGGCGGTCGACGACGACGGCTTCTTCGCGGGCGATGCCCCGGCGATCTCCGCAACCCTGGCCTTGGCCACGCGCCTGGGAGCGCCGCTGGTCACCGGGCGGCTCCTGGCCGAGACCGCGCGTTCGTGGAGCGAGCAGGCGGAGATCCTCGGAATAGCGACCGGCCAAGCGAAA
The DNA window shown above is from Candidatus Dormiibacterota bacterium and carries:
- the rpiB gene encoding ribose 5-phosphate isomerase B encodes the protein MKIALGADHAGFEYKDRIADMLRKTGHEVLDFGTHDATPVDYPQYGYAVGEAVASGQADRGIVVCGSSLGIAMAANKVPGVRCAPVFEPYMTELARRHNDANVLALSERLTGWEMTEQLLRAFFETPFDGGRHAHRTEQLFQFTDDQRTRTLKAIEAGAVTDAQTPKDLL